CCAGGACACCCCCGGCCCTGCGCCCACCCCGGCTGGGGAGACGCCCGACCGCACAGGTGGGTCCCAGCACCCCGTGACACCCCcatcccctgtgcccccccaccctgggcaggggtCCCATGGTGGGGGGTCCTGTTAACCCTCCCCATGCCGGCAGGTGAGCAGGCCCCGGCACCCGCAGCCCCCAGCGCCCCTgggcccccctcgccccccgtTCCCCCCCCAGCCGTGGCGGCGCCGGCGGGGGGACCAgggggcgaggaggaggaggaggagaaggcgaAGGCCAAGCGGCTGCTGTACTGCGCCCTCTGCAAGGTGGCCGTCAACTCGCTCTCGCAGCTGGAGGCGCACAACAAaggtgggggatggggggacgtggggacactgggggggtgCACAGGGGACAGGTGGCACAGGGAGGGTCTGGGGGACACAGAGACACgagacatggggacacagggggcgTGGGGGGGTCTGGGAGACCCTGGGTGACATTGCGGGGGACAGGAGGGtctgggggacacagggacacaaGGACAcaagggacatggggacacaggggacatGGAGGGGTCTGGGGACCCTGGGTGACATTGTGGGGGACAGGAGGGtctgggggacacagggacacgagggacatggggacacaggggacatGGAGGGGTCTGGGGACCCTGGGTGACATTGCGGGGGACAGGAGGGtctgggggacacagggacacaagggacatggggacacaggggacatGGAGGGGTCTGGGGACCCTGGGTGACATTGTGGGGGACAGGAGGGTCTGGGGGACAcaagggacatggggacacaggggacatGGAGGGGTCTGGGGACCCTGGGTGACATTGTGGGGAGACAGGAGGGtctgggggacacagggacacgaGGGACATGGTGACAcagggggcgtggggggggtcCAGGGGACCCTGGGTGACATTGTGGGGGGACAGGAGGGtctgggggacacagggacatgggggcatAGGGGGGTCTGGGGGACCCTGGGTGACATTGAGGGGGGACAGGAGGGtctgggggacacagggacacgaGGGACATGGGGGCATAGGGGACATGGAGGCGTCTGGGGACCCTGGGTGACATTGCGGGGGACAGGAGGGtctgggggacacagggacacaagggacatggggacacaggggacatGGAGGGGTCTGGGGACCCTGGGTGACATTGTGGGGGACAGGAGGGTCTGGGGGACACAAGGGACATGGCGACACAGGGGACATGGAGGGGTCTGGGGACCCTGGGTGACATTGTGGGGAGACAGGAGGGtctgggggacacagggacacgaGGGACATGGTGACAcagggggcgtggggggggtcCAGGGGACCCTGGGTGACATTGTGGGGGGACAGGAGGGtctgggggacacagggacatgggggcatAGGGGGGTCTGGGGGACCCTGGGTGACATTGAGGGGGGACAGGAGGGtctgggggacacagggacacgaGGGACATGGGGGCATAGGGGGGTCTGCGGGACCCTGGGTGACATTGAGGGGGGACATGGAGGGacactgcagagcaggaggggagaggTGGAACAGAGCGGGtctggggggcacagggacacgAGGGACATGGGGACGTGAGGtgggtgggggtttgggggaccCTGGGTGATActgggggacagggaggacAGGAAGgttctggggagggggagagggggcaTGGGAGGGTCTGGGGGACCCTGGGTAACATTGTGGGGGGACActgaggggcaggagggcacaGGGAGGGGCATCAAGTGACACTGGGGGACAGGGGTCCTATGGGTGCAGGGGCAGCCCGGGGGTGGGGTCTGGGATGCACACAGAGGCTGTGTGGGTgcggggggtcctggggaggtCCTGGGGGAGTGTACGTGTGTCTctgagggtggggggagggtcCCGGGGCGCAGGGTGACCCCCCACCGCGTGCGCAGGGACGAAGCACAAGACGCTGGTGGAGGCTCGCAGCGGGCTGGGGCCCATCCGCGCCTTCCCgcggctggggggggctgcggggacccccccggccgAGGCCCCCGAGCGCTCCTTCCACTGCCAGATCTGCAACGTCCGCCTCAACTCCGAGCTCCAGCTCAAGCAGGTacccgggacccccaaacctCCCGCTTggaccccccagccctccccgggAACCCTCAGGGTTCTGTGGGACACCCCCCACACCCAAAACCTTCTCCATCCCACTGGGACCCCCAAGGACCTCATGGGACTCCTCTGACCCTCCTGAGCGCCCTGGGATCCCCCAAACCTTTCTGGGACCCCAAGACACTTCCAGGACCTTCTAACCCCTCCCCCGAGACCCTCATGGGTCTCCCCCAAACCCTCCTGagccccctgggaccccccccaaacctttCTGAGACCCCCTGAGATGCTTCCAGGACCTTCTAAACCCACCCTAGATGCCCCCAGACCCTCATGCATCTCCCCCAAACCTTTCTGAGATCCCCCTGAGACACCTCCAGGACCTTCTAAACCCCCACCGAGACCCTCACGGGTCTCCCCCAAACCCTCCTGAGCCTTCTGGGACCCTGCCAAACCTTTCTGAGACCCCCGGAGACACTTCCAGTACCTTCTAAACCTTcccgagacccccccccccagaccctcaCGGGTCTCCCCCAACCCCTCCTGAGCCCATTGGGGCCTATGGGACCCCAGACCGCCCCCAAAATGCTTTTGGGACACCTGGACTCCCCTAACTGCTCCCCCCGGAACTCCCTGAGCCCCCAtcacaccccctgccccccaaacGCCTGGGTCCCGgctcagccccccccgccccctccccagcacatctCCAGCCGGCGGCACCGGGACGGGGTGGCCGGAAAACCCAACCCGCTGCTGAGCCGCCACAAGAAGCCCCGGACCCCCCCGGAGCTGGTgagtggggggctgggggaggggggcaagGGGGCTGTAGGGCATCCTGGGGTGCCctgtggggtgagggggggccCAGGGGGAGCTGTAGGGGGTCCTGGAGCACCCTGCAGGGCAaggggggggctcagggggagCTGTAGGGGGTCCCAGAGCTGCCCCGTGGGGCATGGGGGGGCCTGGGGATAGCTCAGGGTGTCTGGGGGTGCCCTGTGGGGCAGGGTGACACCCAGGGCTGGCTATAGGGTGCTCAGGGGTCTCTATAGGGTGCCCTGAAGGGAGCCCAGAGGCAGGGGGGGCTCTGGGGTATCTCAGTGGGTGCCTCATGAGACGGGGGTCCTGAACATATCTGTGGGGTgccctgtggggcaggagggacttAGGGTACCTatagggtgctgggggggtcgCTTTAGGGTACCTATAGAACGCCTGGGGGTGCCCTGTGGGGTGGAGGGTGCCTGGGGGAGGTACCTCAGTGGTGCCCCATGGGGCTGCGGGGGGTGCCAGGGCTACTGGGGtgccccatggggctggggagggggtgtgggggctATGGGgatgcccccccacccctgacacccccccgccccccgcaggCGCCGCTGCCCTTCCCCAAGGAGCTGCCGAAGgcgctggcggggggggggctgctgccGCCCCCCCTGGCCCTggcggctgccgccgccgccatggcagCCCCCCCGCTGGCCCTgcgcccccccgggccccccctcCTGCCCGGACCCCCCCTGGCACCCGCCCTGCtgcgccccgcccccggccccctgcGCCCCGCCCACGcccccctcctcttctccccgTACTGACCCCGGCAACCGTCACCCGGCAACCGTCACCCGGCAACCACCTGGCAAGTGGTACCCGGCCGTTACCCAGCAACCGCGACCGGCAACGGTCACCCGGCAACGGTCACCCGGCGACTCAACAGCACAACCCGGCGACTGTTGCCATGCGACCAGGCGGTGGTGGTTACCCGGCAACAGCACCCGCCAACCACCCTGGAATGGTTACCTGGCAACAGTCTCCTAGCAACCAACCACTGATGGTTACCCGGCAACACCCCAACCGCCCCCAGCACCGGTTACCTAGCAACAGGACCCACCCACCCAGGAACCCGCCTGGCAACAGTCACCTGGCAACCACCCGGCAACCCCCAACCCCCTCTGGCAATGGTTACCCCGCAACCTGCCTGACAACGGTTACCTGGCAACAGGACCGGCATCCTGCCCGGCAACGGGCACCCAGCGATGGTTACCCAGCAACCCCCTGAGCAGAGGTTGCCTGGCAACCAGGAGATGTTTACCTGGCAACGGGACCCAGCAACAGTTGCCCGGCAACGGGACTGGGCCCTTGCGCCCAGCAACGGTTACCTGGCAACGAGACCCTGCAATTGCACCCGGCAACGGTTACCTAGCAACCGTGCCCGTCAGCGGTACCTGGTAACAGGGCCCAGCAACGATGACCTGACAATGGTTACCTGGCAACGGGACCCAGCAACCGCACATGGCAACGGTACATGACAACGGTACTCGGCGACGGTACCCGGCGATGGTCGCCCAGCAACCGTGTCTGGTATCCGTGCCCAGCGATGGTACCTCCAACGGCACCCGGCAACGGCGCCCGGCGATGGTACCTGGCAACGGCGCCCGGCGATGGTACCTGGCAACGGCGCCCGGCGATGGTACCTGGCAACGGCGCCCGGCAACGGCACTCTGTGACGGCACCTCTAATGGCACCCAACACCCGATCCCAGCAACCGCCCTGGCAACCGCGCCCAACGATGGTACCCAGCGACCGTCCCCAGCAACCGGCTGTACCTAGCAACCGTCCCTGGCAACCACCTCCCAGCAACCGCACCCGgtgacagcccccccccccccccgccccctccccagctgcttttcagGCTCAGCGattattttttaactggaaTTGGGATATTTGGCAGGAAAAACCGATGagccctcccccgccccggccccactGCACAACTCCCGCGGGGACGGggacccccagcgccccccggggcagggtggggggtctgagggggggggtccccagcctccccccgcccccggcacctCAGGGATCCGCTAAGCAATCAGTGATGGCTCACAGGGAAGGgagccccccacccaccccggggtgCATGTGTCCCCCCAagggtgcccccccccaccctagggtgcccccacccccaccccaagccaTGACCTCTTGCACTGAGGGCAGCGAGCCCCGCACACGCCCCgagtgggggcggggggcacccatcacccccaccccgggcccAGCCCATTGCAATAAtgcggggggctggggcaccCCCCACCCTGTAAATAGcaccctctccttcccccccacccccgttaCTGCCCCACAAGCACtgtgccccccccaaacctggtACTGCCCCATCACTGTGCCCCCCCCATCCTTAGTGCCCCCCACTATCACTGTGCCcccccaacccagcacccccccatCACTGTGACCCCCCCATCCTTATTGCCCCCCACTATCACTGTGCCCCCCCCCGCTATCACTGTGCTCCCCCTTATCACTACAGGCCTCCACACACACTTGGCACTACCCCCCCAACCCTTATTACCCCACAACTCACACTGTGGCCCCCCCAAAACCTTGCACTGCCCCCCCCTCACTGCACACCCCCCCATTTCTCtattgccccccacccccatttggCACTGGTCCCCCACTTTCtcggtgcccccccccccccccgtcaaTACTGTGATTTAAGCAAAGCAATAGTAGGcaaggcgggggggggcagggtttgggggtaCACAGAGCCCTggtacccccccccccacatccGCCTGTCCCCACGTGTGTgtccgtcccgtcccgtccccggCTTTGCCCCAATAAATGATGAGGTTTGAGCCTGTGGTTTTGCATttggggggggctcggggggcggctcgggggggggtgtgtgtccatGTACCCCACATGTGCCCACAGCCCCTGGATGCGTGGCCTTGCACACACGTGTCCCCATGCGTGTGTTCCCCCCGCACCCACACGTGTCCCCAAACACGTGTGTCCCCACATCTGTCCCTGTCCTCCCCCCCAGCAGGCACAAGGCACCCTGAAGATCCCCCAATGCCCAGGGGGGACACCACaacccccccaggaccccccaacACCCAGAGGGGGCAGCAGAAACCCCACAGCGACCCCCTAACACCTGGGGGGGACACCAGACCCCCCCCAATGACCGGGGGGGGACACCAAacaccccccccaggaccccccaacGCTCAGAGGTGACACCAGGGgccacccagggacccccccccaacacctggggggggacaccagAACCCCCCAGGGGCCTGGAGGCCTGGGCCCCCCCAGCACAgaccagggctggggggggcggcgcggggagaGACGAGGCGACACACAGGAGTGGGGGGGCTGGCGTGTTGGGGGGGCtcggggtgggggctgggggctgcactAGCGCAGCAGCGACCACTTGATCTGCTCCTTTGCCGACTGCAGCACCTGTGGGGGGGGGCGGTAATGTCAGACacggggcacccatgggtgcaggGGGACCCAGGGGGCACCAAGGTGGGGATAAGTGGATGGGGGGAGGTggcctggggtgggtggggggtcactggggtgtttggggggcCCAGGAGCACACATGGGAGTGGGGCACCGAAGGAcatggaggggggtggggggacttGGGGACACCTGGGTGGCATCTGGGGACACCCATGGGCACAGGCAGTGGTTGGTGGGCTCAGAGGTGGGAGGGGGGCactggcagcccccgggggaGTTTGGGGGGGAGTCCTGGGGGAGTTTAGGGGGGGTCGGGTCCTACCTGCGAGACCGTCTGCTCCGTGAGGGGCACATCCTCGCCCTGCaacagagggaaggggggtgggTGCCTGCTGGGGGCACCCATGgccccccagtgcccctctattcctcaccccctccccagcacggcctccccgtgtcccccccggcccctccatACCCGCACGGCCACGCGATGCACCACTTGCTGGGGGTCGCTCTCCAGGACGACGCTGGGGGGGGAAAACAGAGACCCGTCAGCACCCAGCAACCCCCCACCAGGGgcctgggggcacccagggaggGGGACAGACCCCCGGGAAGGGGGGTGGGACACAGACACTCACCCACCATCCACAATCTCGTCCACGGCCAGGAAAAGCCCCTCCATGTTCTCCAGCAGCGCCCGCTTCTCCACGTTCTTCCTGGGGGGGGgtcctctctgctcagcacccacaggccCCTCCTGGCAATGGGACGCCCCCCCTCcaggcacccacagcaccccaacAGCCCACTGCGTCCCCCCACCCATGCCAGAGCCCGTTGGAGCCCCCTGGAATCATCGGTGCCCCCCGCCTCACCCCAGGAACATGGGTGCCCTCGGGGCTCACGGGTGCCCCCCCAGGACGCACAGATACCCTCCCCCCAGGAATGTGGGTCTCACCCAGGACCATGGGTGCCACCACCCCAAGACTCACAGGTGCCCCCAGGACCCACAGGTacgcccccagcacccatgaGTGCCCCCCCAGGACCCATCCTACCGCAGCATCTGGCTGAGCGAGTCGAAAAGGCAGTTGAGGACGGCCGTGAGCATCAGCTGGGGGACAGCAGGGTCACACGGTGgcactgccggacaggggcacCCCAATacggcccccccaccccagcctggtGGCACCTTCTGcgtcccctccctcccccagggaCCTTTCTGTGTatcccctctgtcccccccgggtgtccccaacccaccacccctggctgtccccctgccctggcagcctgggtgtccccaacccaccacccctggctgtccccctgccctggcaccccgggTGTCCCCAAACCACCACCCctggctgtccccctgccctggcagcctgGGTGTCCCCAACCCACCACCCCTGGCTGTCCCCCTGCCTTGGCACCCCGGGTGTCCCCAACCCACTACCCctggctgtccccctgccctggcaccccgggTGTCCCCAAACCACCACCCctggctgtccccctgccctggcGCCCCTGGGTGTCCTCAACCCACTACCCCTGGCTGTCCCCCCCGCCCTGGCGcccctgggtgtccccaacccaccacccctggctgtccccctgccctggcagcctgGGTGTCCCCAACCCACCACCCCTGGCTGTCCCCCTGCCTTGGCACCCCGGGTGTCCCCAACCCACTACCCCTGGCtgtcccccctgccctggcaccccgggTGTCCCCAACCCACTACCCCTGGCTGTCCCCCTGCCTTGGCACCCCTGGCACCTCTGGGTGTCCCTAACCCACCAACCCTGGCACCCTTGGGTGTCCCCCCCGCCCTGGCGcccctgggtgtccccaacccactacccctggctgtccccctgccctggcaccccgggTGTCCCCAACCCACTACCCCTGGCTGTCCCCCTGCCTTGGCACCCCTGGCACCTCTGGGTGTCCCTAACCCACCAACCCTGGCACCCTTGGgtgtccccctgccctggcacccctGGATGTCCCCAACCCACCACCCCTGGCTGTCCCCCTGCCTTGGCACCCCTGGCACCTCTGGGTGTCCCTAACCCACCAACCCTGGCACCCTTGGgtgtccccctgccctggcacccctGGATGTCCCCAACCCACCacccctggctgtgcccctgccctggcacccctGGCTGTCCCTAGTGCAGCacccctggctgtgccccctgccctggcacccctgggtgtccccaacccaccacccctggctgtcccccctgccccggcacccctggctgtgccccctgccccggcacccctgggtgtccccccctgccccggcacccctgggtgtccccaacccactacccctggctgtcccccctgccctggcGCCCCTGAGTGTCCCCAACCCACCACCCCTGGCtgtcccccctgccctggcacccctgggtgtccccaacccaccacccctggctgtcccccctgccctggcacccctGGCTGTCCCCAACCCACTACCCCTGGCtgtcccccctgccctggcGCCCCTGAGTGTCCCCAACCCACCACCCCTGGCTGTCCCCCTGCCTTGGCACCCCTGGCACCTCTGGGTGTCCCCAACCCACCAAccctggcaccctggggtgtccccctgccctgcacccctggATGTCCCAACCCACCacccctggctgtgccccctgccctggcaccccgggTGTCCCTAGTGCAGCacccctggctgtgccccctgccctggcacccctgggtgtccccaacCCACTACCCCTGGCTGTCCCCCTGCCTTGGCACCCCTGGCACCTCTGGGTGTCCCCAACCCACCAAccctggcaccctggggtgtccccctgccctggcacccctGGATGTCCCAACCCACCaaccctggctgtgccccctgccctggcacccctGGGTGTCCCTAGTGCAGCacccctggctgtgccccctgccctggcacccctgggtgtccccaacccagcacccctggatgtgccccctgccctggcacccctGGCTGTCCCCAACCCGTCacccctgggtgtcccccctgccccggcacccctggCTGTCCCCAACCCATCacccctgggtgtccccagccACCTCGTTCTCATGGGAGCTGCCGATGACGTAGAAGTAGAGGTCGATGCTGCTCTTGTAGACGACGGTCAGTCCCTCGAGCAGCGCGATCTCGCCTGTGGGTACAGCCTGGCGTCACCCGCTGGGTCCCCCTGGCCCTGCGGGGTGGCAGCGTGTCCCCCCCTCCAGGGGACACGTGTCCCCGTCCCCAAAACACGCACTGTCGGTGCGGTGGGTCTTGTTGAAGATGTTCTTCTCGAAGGCTTTCTGCTCCTTGACGCTGGGGTACGTGTCGTCGTAGTACTGCGGGGACAGTGGCACGTGGGGACACAGTCCCGCCCCGAGGAACCCCCGCAACCCTGCTCCGGGCCACCAAACGTCCCCTTGTGCATGCCCCGTGCCACCCCAACGTGCCCCACGTGGCCTCCATGTCCCTGCCCTGTATTGTGTCCCAGTGCCACCGAGTGTCCCCACGCCTGTGCCCCCCTGTCCCACGTCTTCCCGGGGCGCTGTCCCCATTCCCGCACCCTGTGTGTCACCAtcaccccctcccccttccccatccccgcACCCTGCGTGTCACCATCACCCCCTCCCCGTTCCCATCCCTGCACCCTGGGTGTCACTGTCaccccctccccgtccccacACCCCATGTGTCACCATCaccccctccctgtccccatccccgcacCCTGCGTGTCACTGTCaccccctccctgtccccacaccccACGTGTCACTGTCACTACCCCGTGCCCCTCACCTTGGCGAAGAGCCGGTCGCCATCATTGTCCAGGATGATGACGGCTTTGACGGTGTAGAGGGACGGCTCCTGCGGGGACACGGTTACCGTCACCCCGCTGCCACCATGTTCCCAGAGGAcaggggcacccccagcccagcgaGGGGGGGACACCCTGTGTCACTGAGCCACCCCCCCGTCACCCAAACACCGCCTCAGAGGCACTGAGGGCACCGGGACAGAGGCAGGTCTGGCACCCCTGTTCTGGCGAGGGGGTCCCGGGCAGTGGCCGCTGCAGGGCCaggccggggtgggggtgggggtccctgtccccgtcGATCCGGGTGCTCCCGAGCTCCCGGGAC
The Phalacrocorax carbo chromosome 27, bPhaCar2.1, whole genome shotgun sequence genome window above contains:
- the ZNF385A gene encoding zinc finger protein 385A isoform X1 — encoded protein: MCVCAAACAPAPPARAARPQPRGDTRGRGTRRDTPGRAMLRAPGPLGPPPGRLLLPDAAAAAAAAALRLLPPLPGMEPVPKAVLGGALGKPRRPVIACSVCQIRFNSESQAAAHYQGNRHARRLKGLEAARARRGGDTGDTQDTPGPAPTPAGETPDRTGEQAPAPAAPSAPGPPSPPVPPPAVAAPAGGPGGEEEEEEKAKAKRLLYCALCKVAVNSLSQLEAHNKGTKHKTLVEARSGLGPIRAFPRLGGAAGTPPAEAPERSFHCQICNVRLNSELQLKQHISSRRHRDGVAGKPNPLLSRHKKPRTPPELAPLPFPKELPKALAGGGLLPPPLALAAAAAAMAAPPLALRPPGPPLLPGPPLAPALLRPAPGPLRPAHAPLLFSPY
- the ZNF385A gene encoding zinc finger protein 385A isoform X2 — its product is MLRAPGPLGPPPGRLLLPDAAAAAAAAALRLLPPLPGMEPVPKAVLGGALGKPRRPVIACSVCQIRFNSESQAAAHYQGNRHARRLKGLEAARARRGGDTGDTQDTPGPAPTPAGETPDRTGEQAPAPAAPSAPGPPSPPVPPPAVAAPAGGPGGEEEEEEKAKAKRLLYCALCKVAVNSLSQLEAHNKGTKHKTLVEARSGLGPIRAFPRLGGAAGTPPAEAPERSFHCQICNVRLNSELQLKQHISSRRHRDGVAGKPNPLLSRHKKPRTPPELAPLPFPKELPKALAGGGLLPPPLALAAAAAAMAAPPLALRPPGPPLLPGPPLAPALLRPAPGPLRPAHAPLLFSPY
- the COPZ1 gene encoding coatomer subunit zeta-1 yields the protein MIGSQTANERQPLFRLHVGSGERKMEALILEPSLYTVKAVIILDNDGDRLFAKYYDDTYPSVKEQKAFEKNIFNKTHRTDSEIALLEGLTVVYKSSIDLYFYVIGSSHENELMLTAVLNCLFDSLSQMLRKNVEKRALLENMEGLFLAVDEIVDGGVVLESDPQQVVHRVAVRGEDVPLTEQTVSQVLQSAKEQIKWSLLR